One segment of Triticum aestivum cultivar Chinese Spring chromosome 2A, IWGSC CS RefSeq v2.1, whole genome shotgun sequence DNA contains the following:
- the LOC123191425 gene encoding uncharacterized protein, giving the protein MDSETDLYAMWHTEPGKFYGLRAEMSIWGSPNQENSQESGSAIQIYCQEGEHYSLIEVGFHVSPSLYHNRDVRFFTYTTRDTKSAGCYNLQCPGFVPARGAALVPGQAISPPSIYGQADHYARLSLNKDPNSGDWVVYRHDLDRPSFLGHFPGQLCPGESRIQALTGFVNYLNNTHGPPMGSGQFPDDEDDKRSAYFKHIKIYDANGHARDPITTHMIKLVDRPDCYKETDFTVKINRGYIFYYGGPNGCIG; this is encoded by the exons ATGGATTCAGAAACAGATCTG TATGCAATGTGGCACACGGAGCCAGGAAAATTCTATGGTCTTCGAGCTGAAATGAGTATATGGGGTTCACCTAATCAAGAAAACTCTCAAGAATCCGGATCAGCCATACAGATCTACTGTCAAGAAGGGGAACACTACAGCTTAATTGAAGTTGGGTTTCAT GTTTCCCCCTCTTTGTATCATAACCGAGACGTTCGATTCTTTACATACACGACG AGGGACACCAAATCTGCAGGCTGCTATAACTTGCAGTGCCCAGGATTTGTCCCTGCAAGAGGAGCTGCGCTAGTGCCTGGCCAAGCTATTTCTCCCCCATCAATTTATGGCCAAGCCGATCACTACGCCAGGCTTAGCCTAAACAAG GATCCGAATTCTGGGGATTGGGTGGTGTATCGACACGATTTAGACCGTCCATCATTCTTGGGGCATTTTCCAGGACAACTTTGCCCTGGAGAATCACGAATACAAGCCCTGACAGGATTTGTTAATTACCTAAATAATACACATGGCCCTCCAATGGGAAGTGGTCAATTCCCAGATGATGAAGATGATAAGAGATCTGCATACTTTAAGCATATTAAGATCTACGATGCCAACGGCCATGCTCGGGACCCAATTACAACTCACATGATCAAGTTAGTTGACAGGCCAGATTGCTACAAAGAAACTGACTTCACTGTTAAAATCAATAGGGGCTACATATTTTACTATGGTGGTCCAAATGGTTGTATTGGTTGA